The DNA sequence CGGCTCCGGCCTGGGGATCCCCGGTCCCGGCGGGGGAGCGGGTGGCGACCTGGGAGCAGGCTTCGGTGAGGCCGTAGGTGGGGAGGACCGGAATCCCCCGCTGCGCCGCCGCTGCGAGCAAGGCGGGCGGGGCGGGCGCTCCCCCTAGCAGAATGGCCCGCAGATGCTCCGGCGGTCGCCAGGGCGGGTCGAGGTCGAGGAGGCGGCGGAGCATGGTGGGCACCAGCGAGGCGAGGGTGACGCCGCTGTCCTCGACGGTGTCGGTGAAGGCCCGCGGGGAGAAGCCCCCGGCGTCCTGTGGATCTTCGAGCACCATCGTCTTCCGGGCGGCGAGGCAGCGGGTGATCACCGACAGCCCGCCTACGTGGGCCGTGGGCAGATTGAGCAACCACCGGTCATCCTCCCGCCAGCCTAGATTCGCCGCGCTGGCCTCCGCCGAGGCCAGGAACGCCCGCCGGCTCAGCAGCACTCCCTTCCGCTGGCCGCTGCTACCGGAGGTGTGGATGAGGGCGAGGGGGCGCTCGGGATCCTGCTCGGGGTAGGGGAGAGGGAGCTCTTCGTCAAGGCTCGGCTTAGACCCTGCCGCCTCACTCCAGCCCGGTTCACTCCAGCCCGCCTCGAAAATCGCCGCCGGCCGCACCACTGTCAGCACCCGACTCCGCACCTCCGCCGGCCACCGGGGATGCAGGGGCACCGCCACCGCCCCGATCTCTGCGAGGGCACAGGTGGCGATCACCGCCTCGAGGGAGGCGTCACCGGTGAAGGCGACCCAAGGCTGCTGCCCTGTCCCGGCAACCCCCTGCTCCTCGAGGCGTTCGATGACATCCGCCACCGCTCGCGCTAGCCGTTGCCAGGTCCAGCTCTCCTCGCCCTGCACCATGGCGAGGGCTTCGGGGGCTTGGCGGGCGGCGGTGAGGATGGAGAAGGGGTTGGTCACTCGGTGGCATCCTGGTGCGGCGGTGGATTTTCGGACGGTCGACTGCTCTGCCGACGGTGTCGACACCCTATTGAAACACCCAGCCCTTGCCAAGACTCTCCCAAGAGGTATAATTGCTCCGTACCTGGAAGACCATGAATACTAGACAAAGTCTAAACACAGAAGCCATCTTGGATTGCCTGCGGGAGCACGGCATCCAGCCGTCGGCCCAGCGGGTCGCGGTGGCGGATTTCGTGCTGCAGACCGACGAGCATCCCTCGGCGGAGCGCGTGTTGTCGGAAGTCCAGGAGGGCTTTCCGATGATCTCCCGCGCCACCGTCTACAACACGCTCCACCTCTTCGTCGAGCGGGGCCTGTTGCGGGAGGTGAAGCTCCTGGGTGGGTCGAGCGTCGTCTACGACCCCAACACCGACAAGCACCATCACCTGATCGACGATGAGACCGGAGAGATCCACGACATCCCTTGGGAGGCCGTGGACGTGGATCGGGTGGGCGAGCTCGAAGGGTACGAGGTGCGGGAATACCAGGTGGTCTTCAAAGGGAAACGCCAAACTAGCCGTTGAACCGCGACCGGAAGGTCGCAGAAAACTCCGAGGAGAAGAGAAAATATGAGCGCTGACCAAGCCGCAGCCGTGGGCAAATGTCCCGTCATGCACGCGCCGGCCAAGGGCCGCACCAACAAAGACTGGTGGCCGGATCGGCTCGATCTGAGCATCCTGCACCAGGGGCCGCTGCAGGCCAACCCCATGAAGCCGGGCTTCGACTACGCCGCGGAGTTCCAGAAGCTCGATTATCAGGCGCTGAAGAAGGATCTCCACGCGCTGATGACCGACTCCCAGGAGTGGTGGCCCGCCGATTGGGGACACTACGGACCGTTCTTCATCCGCATGGCCTGGCATAGCGCCGGCACCTACCGCACCGCCGACGGCCGCGGCGGTGGCTCGTCCGGGGCCCAGCGCTTCGCGCCCCTCAACAGCTGGCCCGACAACGTCAACCTGGACAAGGCCCGGCGCCTGCTCTGGCCGATCAAGAAGAAGTACGGCAAGCAGATTTCCTGGGCCGACCTCATGCTCCTCACCGGCAACGTCGCCCTGGAGTCCATGGGTCTGAAGACCTTCGGATTCGGCGGCGGCCGCGAGGACGTCTACGAGCCGCTGACGGACATCTACTGGGGCACCGAGGAAGAGTGGCTGGGGGACAAGCGCTACTCCGGTGACCGCGATCTGCAGAACCCCCTCGCCGCGGTGCAGATGGGCCTGATCTACGTCAACCCGGAAGGCCCCAACGGCAAGCCCGATCCCGTCGCCGCCGCCAAGGACATCCGCGAGACCTTCGCCCGCATGGCGATGAACGACGAGGAGACCGTGGCCCTCATCGCCGGTGGTCATACCTTCGGCAAGTGCCACGGTGCCGCCGACCCCAACCAATACGTGGGTGCGGAGCCGGAGGGCGCTGATGTCTTCAGCCAGGGCTTCGGTTGGGCCAACACCTTCGAGAGCGGCAAGGGTGGTCACACCATCACCAGCGGCCTGGAGGGAGCCTGGACGCCCCATCCGACCCAGTGGGACAACGGCTACTTCGACATGCTCTTCCGCTACGAGTGGGAGCTCACCAAGAGCCCCGCCGGTGCCTTCCAGTGGACTCCGAAGGACGTCAAGGACGAGGATCTGGTGCCGGACGCCCACGATCCCAACAAGAAGAATCCGCCGATGATGGCGACCACGGATCTGGCCCTGCGCATGGATCCCATCTACGAGAAGATCTCGCGGCACTACCACGAGAATCTGGCCGAGCTGGCGGACGCTTTCGCCCGCGCCTGGTTCAAGCTGCTGCACCGCGACATGGGCCCGAAGGTCCGCTACCTGGGCCCGGAAGTTCCGGGCGAGGACCTGGTCTGGCAGGATCCGGTGCCGCCGGTGGATCACGAGCTGGTGGACGCTGGCGACATCGCTGATCTGAAGGCCAAGATTCTCGACTCCGGGCTGTCCACCTCGGCGCTGGTCTCCACCGCCTGGGCTTCGGCCTCGACCTTCCGTGGCTCCGACAAGCGCGGCGGCGCCAACGGCGCCCGCATCCGCCTCGAGCCGCAGCGCAGCTGGGCGGTGAACGATCCCGAGCAGCTGTCCTCGGTGCTGAGCAAGCTGGAGGAGATCCAGGCTCAGTTCAACGATGCCCAGAGTGGTGGCAAGAAGGTTTCCCTCGCCGACCTCATCGTCCTCGGCGGTTGCGCCGCGGTGGAGAAGGCGGCCAAGGATGCCGGCCACGACATCGAGGTGCCGTTCACCGCCGGCCGCACCGACGCCACCGAGGAGATGACCGACGCCGAGTCCTTCGAGCCCCTGGAGCCGGAGGCGGACGGCTTCCGAAACTTCCTCAAGGCCGAGTATGCGGTGCCGACGGAGCGGCTGCTGGTGGACCGCTCGCAGCTCCTGGGCCTGAGCGCCCCGGAGATGACGGTCCTGGTGGGTGGCCTGCGAGTGCTGGGGGCCAACACCGACGGCTCCCCTCACGGCGTGTTCACGGACCGTCCCGGCGCGTTGACCAACGACTTCTTCGTCAATGTGCTCGACATGGGGACCGAGTGGCACCCGACCTCGGATTCCAACCAGGTCTTCGAGGGCAAGGATCGCGACAGCGGTGACCTCAAGTGGACCGCCACCCGGGTCGACCTGGTCTTCGGGTCGCACTCCGAGCTGCGGGCGATCTCCGAGGTCTACGGCGCCGACGACGCCCAGGACACCTTCGTCCAGGACTTCGTCGCCGCCTGGAACAAGGTGATGATGGCGGACCGCTTCGAGCTCGCCTGATCTCTGATCCCAGACGATAGCTAGCAAGCGGCGCGGCCGGGGCTTTCCCCGCCGCGCCGTTTTCTTTGGTGCCGGAAGCGATGGACTTGGGGATCGGTTGCGGTCTGAAGTAACCTAGAACTAGCACTCTATGGACAGCGATCTACCGTGGCGGTTCGGTCTTTCCGTGGCTGGACTCCGCCCGGGAAAGGAAGGAAACGATGGTGGGGATGACCGGTTGGAGCAGACGACGGCAGAGGACTTCTTGCTCGAAAGGAACCGTGGGAGTCTCCTTTCTGTGGCTCGTGGTGATCGCGACCGTGCTCTTCGCGCCGAAGGCGCCGGCCCTCGACAGCGTGCGGGTGGAGACCCGGACGGACGAAGCGGTGGAGGCCTTCCGCGTCAGTGGGAAAGGGGTCACCGTGGTGATTCTCGACCGGGGCATCGATTGGGAGCATCCCGACTTCCTCGACGACGCCGGAGCCACGCGCATCAAATGGATGTTGGATCACAGCGGCTTCAACCTGTGCAACGCCGGCAATCCGCCGCCGGTGGAGTACACCGAGGCGCAGATCAACAGCGCTCTCAGCGGCGGTCCCTCGCTGGCCATGCGGGACGCCGTGGGCCACGGTACCGCCACCGCCGGCACCGCGGCGGGCAACGGCCGAGGCCTGATGGATCGCCGCTATCGGGGCATCGCACCGGAAGCCGACCTGATCGTCGTCAAGCTGACCTCCGAAGGTGCTCCGGCCCACGACGGGGAGCCCGCTGAGGCTTTCTTCCAGGGCTGCATCGACGACGCCCTGGACTGGGTGGACGAGAAGATCGACCTGCTCGGCCAGCCGGCGGTGGCGATCATCAACAGCGGCACCCAGTGGGGCCCCATGGACGGCACCTCGGCGGTGAGCCGGAAGATCGACGAGATCTTCGGCGAGGACACCCCGGGCCGGGTGATGGTGATGCCCTCCGGCGACGAGGGCAGCCTGCCCAATCACGCCGGCGCGGACTACGATTCCATGGGCAGCACCGTCATCGGGATCTCCCGGGCGAGCACGAGCTTCTCGGTGATGAGCGCCTGGTACACCGGCAGCCAGCCGGCGGAGGTCACCGTGACCTTCGACGACGGCACCACCGTCGGCCCGGTGGCCCCAGGCACCAGCACTTCCGCTAGCGGCATCACCATCATCAACTACACCCCGGGCACCGAGTTCTATCCCTGGACGTCCACCAGCGGCGACGGTGCTCTGTGGATCGGGGTGACCGGTCACGCCACCACCGGAACCTTCGAGATTCGCGGCCTGAACCCCGGCACCGGCCACGTCGATCTCTATGGAGACGTCGTCGGCCCCAATCTGACTCCCATCACCTCGATGACCGACCACCTCGTTCCCGGCCGGCTCAACGACTACGCCACGACCCAATCGGCGGTGGTGGCGGGCAACCACGTGATCCGCACCGAATGGGTGGACATCGACGGCATTCCGCGCTCCCTCACCGGCGAGGGGGATGTCGGGGAGCTGTGGCTCAAATCCTCCGACGGGCCGACCCGCGACGGCCGTACCCACGGTGTCGATCTGTCGGCTCCGGGCCAAAATATGTTCGCGCCGGTCGGGCCGAACTCCTATTGGTCGACCTTCCGAGGCAATCTGCCTCTCGGCAGTGGAGGCCTCTACATCCGATTCGGCGGCACCAGCGGCTCCGCACCCCTCGTGGTCGGTGCCACGGCCCTCCTGCTGGAGGTCGATCCCACCCTCACCGCCAACGACGTCCGCCAGATCCTCCGCGACACCGCCGTCGCCGACGCCGACACCGGCGCTGTTCCCAACGCGGCCTGGGGCTTTGGCAAGCTCGATGTCTACGAGGCGGTGCGCAGCGTAGCGGAGATCTTCGCCGACGGCTTCGAAGGCGGCGGCACCGGCAGCTGGTCGCGAGTGGTAGGGGATGTGGGAGGGGGTGGGGCTCCGCCTTCATGAAGAAGTCCGCAGACAGTTCGAACGGCACGGTCTCCTCGACCAGTTCCGAGAGCTCCAGCGCACCCTCTGAGCTTTTCGATCTGGAGCGGGATGTCCCGACCACCGAAGAAGACATCCAGATGCTCCGGAAGCTCCATCGGCAGCCGGGGGAGAATCTCCTGCCCTACATCGATGAGCTGTTGAATCCGCAGCAGTTTGAGAACATCCAGCCCCGCCGGACGACTTCGGAGGGGTGGGAGCCGTTCGAGCTCGATTGAGGCGTGGCTGCAGGTCCCCGGTCTCGGGTGCCCGGCCGCGGAGGGACCATGACGACAACACTCGAGGAGCTCTGGCGAGAGAGAGCGGACGCCCCCCGATGGGCCGCCGCTTGCCTGGCCGCAGTGGCGGCGACCCTCGCTCTGGTCGCCTTGGGAAGCGAGGCCTACGAGTCGGTGCTAGGGATGGCTCGCCCGGTGGCGCCGGTTGTGGCCGTCGTGGGGCTCGGCTTCGGTGGCTGGCTGGTATTGGCCCGGCGGTCCTGGATCCCAGCTTCCACCGAGGGGCCCGCGGGGTATCGAGCAGCGGTGCTGATCGGCCTGGCGCTGCCCCTCCCCGTCATCGGGGTGGATTGCCTCGGAGGTTTCGGCCCAGGAATCAACGCGCCAGCCCCAGACGCCCTTCTCTTCTACCCATCCATCGCAGTGGTCGCCGAATCCGTCTTCCACATCGCACCCCTCGCCGCAGCGGCTACGCTAGCCTTCTTCGTTCGCCGTGCCGGACGCTCCTTGGAGCTCTGTGGTCTCGTTGCGGCGGTCGCCATCGAACCGATCCTTCAGGTCGTGTGGGGTGCAGAAGCATCGCCCGGCTGGGCCAACGCCTATGTGGGCGTGCATCTGCTGGCCTTCAACCTCATCGCGGTGGTCTTGCTCCGGCGCTTCGGCATCCTCCGAGCGCTAGTCTTCCGCCTCTCGTATTATTTCGTCTGGCATATCTTGTGGGGATTCTTGCGCCTGGAGCTTCTGTTCTCGGGGTGAGGTCTCGACCCCAGCTTACAGCGGCCTCTCAAACCTGAAAGGAACGAAGTGGCTTCCATCCAGAGCGTGCACCCGGTCATCATGTCGTCCGATGTTGGCAAGACGTTGGATTTCCTGTCGCAACTCGGCTTCACAGTGGAGTTCAGGGACAACCTCACCGACACGAAGTATGCGGGGGTAACCCGTGACTCGGTGGAACTCCATATTCAATGGAACGATCTGTCGGGCATTCCGCCGATGGCAGATCGGCCGACGCTCAGGTTTGTGGTCGATAGTGTCGACGACATGGTCGAGGAGCTGGAGAGCGAGGGATTCTCCGGCATCGAACCCTTCGCCACCCCATGGGGCACCTACGAATTCCACCTGCAGGACCATGATCGGAATGGGTACCAATTCTATGTCGATCGGTCCTGAGAGGATCCGGAGTCAGGGCTGACCAGGCGCTGTCGACGCAAGGGCGTCGGCTGCGTCGAGCCCCCGTAGTCAGCGCCCGAGATCGACCTGTCCGTTGTCCACAGTTGAGTGCAGTGGAGCGGATGTCTCGGAAGGCGATGAACCCCATCCGCCTGCCGGTTGACCGACTGCCGTACAAGCCAAAAGCACCCGAATCGCTCTCCGAGGGGGCTCCTCAGGGGATCCAGCAGTTCAGCCGGCCGAGGCAGAGCTCAGTGCAGGTATAGCAGTCCGGGCCCGAGCACTGGCTGAAGGCCTCCCAGCACTGGCTGCAAAACGATGCGGTCCAGAAGGCCGCGGGGCACGAGAAGCCTTCGGTGGTGGTGGTCGGGATGACGCTCGTCGGCAAGACGCTCGCCAGTTCGAACGGGACGTCAACCGACGCGATGGCGCCGGTGTCGCACGCGCTGGTGTTGGCGGAGGCGAGAGTCGGAACGGCGAGCAGGAGGGCCAGACAAAGGGTGAAGCGGAAGGTTCGAGACATGCGTTTCTCCTTGCAGGTCGGCTTTCGAATGGCCAGGGGAATCACGGCGAGTCCCATGTATAGGCCTCTTGAATATTAAAACTATTCGAATACTATCAAAAAATATGTAGCTGGGCCAGGCTTTCTTGCGCGGCGGTCGAAGGGAGCGTGTCAGCTGTCGGTATATGATCAAGAAGATCAGTATTTTGACGGTGTTTGAGCGGCAGTCGCAGAGGCAGATTGTGGCGGATGTCGTTCAGACTCTGTTGGGCAGCTTCTCTATGATCAA is a window from the Acidobacteriota bacterium genome containing:
- a CDS encoding AMP-binding protein, with product MTNPFSILTAARQAPEALAMVQGEESWTWQRLARAVADVIERLEEQGVAGTGQQPWVAFTGDASLEAVIATCALAEIGAVAVPLHPRWPAEVRSRVLTVVRPAAIFEAGWSEPGWSEAAGSKPSLDEELPLPYPEQDPERPLALIHTSGSSGQRKGVLLSRRAFLASAEASAANLGWREDDRWLLNLPTAHVGGLSVITRCLAARKTMVLEDPQDAGGFSPRAFTDTVEDSGVTLASLVPTMLRRLLDLDPPWRPPEHLRAILLGGAPAPPALLAAAAQRGIPVLPTYGLTEACSQVATRSPAGTGDPQAGAAPPLAGMPPLPGITVRIVDGEIQVRGATLFSDYFPEGSHPFPISADGWLATGDLGRLDDHGNLHPLGRRGDLIVSGGENVSPQAVEGVLEAHPSVRSACVVGLEDEEWGQVVAALLVSGPDGPPAGKQEQELDAYLRRELAAYERPRRILWVDALPLGSNGKVDREASAMLFQHPGR
- a CDS encoding Fur family transcriptional regulator yields the protein MDCLREHGIQPSAQRVAVADFVLQTDEHPSAERVLSEVQEGFPMISRATVYNTLHLFVERGLLREVKLLGGSSVVYDPNTDKHHHLIDDETGEIHDIPWEAVDVDRVGELEGYEVREYQVVFKGKRQTSR
- the katG gene encoding catalase/peroxidase HPI, whose protein sequence is MSADQAAAVGKCPVMHAPAKGRTNKDWWPDRLDLSILHQGPLQANPMKPGFDYAAEFQKLDYQALKKDLHALMTDSQEWWPADWGHYGPFFIRMAWHSAGTYRTADGRGGGSSGAQRFAPLNSWPDNVNLDKARRLLWPIKKKYGKQISWADLMLLTGNVALESMGLKTFGFGGGREDVYEPLTDIYWGTEEEWLGDKRYSGDRDLQNPLAAVQMGLIYVNPEGPNGKPDPVAAAKDIRETFARMAMNDEETVALIAGGHTFGKCHGAADPNQYVGAEPEGADVFSQGFGWANTFESGKGGHTITSGLEGAWTPHPTQWDNGYFDMLFRYEWELTKSPAGAFQWTPKDVKDEDLVPDAHDPNKKNPPMMATTDLALRMDPIYEKISRHYHENLAELADAFARAWFKLLHRDMGPKVRYLGPEVPGEDLVWQDPVPPVDHELVDAGDIADLKAKILDSGLSTSALVSTAWASASTFRGSDKRGGANGARIRLEPQRSWAVNDPEQLSSVLSKLEEIQAQFNDAQSGGKKVSLADLIVLGGCAAVEKAAKDAGHDIEVPFTAGRTDATEEMTDAESFEPLEPEADGFRNFLKAEYAVPTERLLVDRSQLLGLSAPEMTVLVGGLRVLGANTDGSPHGVFTDRPGALTNDFFVNVLDMGTEWHPTSDSNQVFEGKDRDSGDLKWTATRVDLVFGSHSELRAISEVYGADDAQDTFVQDFVAAWNKVMMADRFELA
- a CDS encoding S8 family serine peptidase — encoded protein: MGVSFLWLVVIATVLFAPKAPALDSVRVETRTDEAVEAFRVSGKGVTVVILDRGIDWEHPDFLDDAGATRIKWMLDHSGFNLCNAGNPPPVEYTEAQINSALSGGPSLAMRDAVGHGTATAGTAAGNGRGLMDRRYRGIAPEADLIVVKLTSEGAPAHDGEPAEAFFQGCIDDALDWVDEKIDLLGQPAVAIINSGTQWGPMDGTSAVSRKIDEIFGEDTPGRVMVMPSGDEGSLPNHAGADYDSMGSTVIGISRASTSFSVMSAWYTGSQPAEVTVTFDDGTTVGPVAPGTSTSASGITIINYTPGTEFYPWTSTSGDGALWIGVTGHATTGTFEIRGLNPGTGHVDLYGDVVGPNLTPITSMTDHLVPGRLNDYATTQSAVVAGNHVIRTEWVDIDGIPRSLTGEGDVGELWLKSSDGPTRDGRTHGVDLSAPGQNMFAPVGPNSYWSTFRGNLPLGSGGLYIRFGGTSGSAPLVVGATALLLEVDPTLTANDVRQILRDTAVADADTGAVPNAAWGFGKLDVYEAVRSVAEIFADGFEGGGTGSWSRVVGDVGGGGAPPS
- a CDS encoding VOC family protein; the encoded protein is MASIQSVHPVIMSSDVGKTLDFLSQLGFTVEFRDNLTDTKYAGVTRDSVELHIQWNDLSGIPPMADRPTLRFVVDSVDDMVEELESEGFSGIEPFATPWGTYEFHLQDHDRNGYQFYVDRS